One window of Triticum dicoccoides isolate Atlit2015 ecotype Zavitan chromosome 5A, WEW_v2.0, whole genome shotgun sequence genomic DNA carries:
- the LOC119299741 gene encoding uncharacterized protein LOC119299741, protein MRLLMSKKRHRLRCRRRIRDRGPVALVAKRKRLRCQQDDDYHVDRGISCPELPEDILRHIHAKMTLRDAARAACASHTFRHNWICRPNLTFSLGTLGLNRNASRDVITRDLISKIDLIMQNHSGIGVKTLDIDLYSCDNIDFAYLDSWLRIAVTPGIEELILTLPLPIIVFENALPIISVYNFPCSLLSNGSGNSIQYLNLCYCTLRPTTGLGCLRSLTIMVSPFQFSRFGVLETPALRGDNFLEDTFYAAASPFSRGGLLR, encoded by the exons ATGAGGCTCCTCATGTCCAAGAAGCGGCACAGGCTGCGCTGCCGCCGGCGAATCCGAGACC GTGGACCGGTTGCTTTGGTGGCTAAAAGAAAGAGGCTGCGCTGCCAGCAAGATGATGACTATCATGTTGACAGAGGAATATCTTGTCCCGAGCTTCCAGAG GATATCTTGCGGCATATTCATGCCAAAATGACACTTAGAGATGCTGCTCGTGCTGCTTGCGCATCGCACACATTCCGACACAACTGGATATGCCGCCCCAACCTTACATTCAGTCTGGGAACACTAGGCTTGAATAGAAATGCGTCTAGGGATGTAATAACAAGAGACCTTATCAGCAAGATTGACCTGATTATGCAAAATCACTCAGGCATCGGCGTGAAGACACTAGACATTGATCTCTATAGTTGTGACAACATCGACTTCGCCTATCTTGATAGTTGGCTTCGTATTGCTGTTACTCCAGGGATTGAAGAACTGATCCTGACGCTGCCTCTACCCATCATTGTTTTCGAGAATGCTCTACCCATCATTTCAGTGTATAACTTCCCTTGTTCACTATTATCTAACGGGAGTGGAAACTCAATTCAATATCTCAACCTATGTTACTGTACCTTGCGTCCCACGACTGGTCTTGGTTGCCTAAGAAGCCTGACAATTATGGTGTCTCCTTTCCAATTCTCCCGCTTTGGTGTGCTTGAAACTCCTGCACTGCGAGGAGATAATTTCCTTGAAGATACCTTCTATGCTGCAGCGTCTCCATTTTCTAGAGGTGGCCTATTGCGATAG